The following proteins come from a genomic window of Campylobacter coli 76339:
- a CDS encoding Chromosome (plasmid) partitioning protein ParA, with the protein MSEIITIANQKGGVGKTTTAVNLAASLAVAEKKVLLIDVDPQANATTGLGFNRNNYEYNIYHVFIGRKKLSDIILKTELPQLHLAPSNIGLVGIEQELAKGENNEKKMILKNQIQEVLDEYDFIIIDSPPALGSITINAFVASDSVIIPIQCEFYALEGVAMVLNTIKIIKKTINPKLKVRGFLPTMYSSQNNLSKDVVEDLKQNFKKQLFTINGNEDDFIVIPRNVKLAESPSFGKPIILYDIKSPGSLAYQNLAYSILG; encoded by the coding sequence ATGAGTGAGATTATTACTATAGCAAATCAAAAAGGTGGAGTAGGTAAAACCACAACAGCTGTAAATTTAGCAGCATCTTTAGCAGTAGCTGAAAAAAAAGTTCTTTTAATTGATGTGGATCCACAAGCAAATGCCACAACGGGCTTGGGTTTTAATCGTAATAATTATGAATACAATATTTACCATGTTTTTATAGGCAGAAAAAAACTTTCTGATATTATTTTAAAAACAGAATTGCCTCAACTTCATCTAGCTCCTTCAAACATAGGTCTTGTAGGTATCGAGCAAGAACTTGCCAAGGGTGAAAACAACGAAAAAAAAATGATACTTAAAAACCAAATTCAAGAAGTGCTTGATGAGTATGATTTTATCATTATCGATTCTCCACCTGCGCTTGGAAGTATTACTATCAATGCCTTTGTTGCTAGCGATAGTGTTATTATACCTATACAATGTGAATTTTATGCACTTGAGGGTGTGGCGATGGTTTTAAATACAATTAAAATCATTAAAAAAACTATCAATCCTAAGTTAAAAGTACGAGGATTTTTACCAACTATGTATAGCTCACAAAATAATCTTTCTAAAGATGTTGTGGAGGATTTAAAGCAAAATTTTAAAAAGCAGCTTTTTACAATAAATGGCAATGAAGATGATTTTATCGTTATCCCTCGTAATGTAAAACTAGCTGAAAGTCCAAGCTTTGGAAAGCCTATCATACTTTATGATATAAAATCTCCTGGTTC
- a CDS encoding Biotin-protein ligase, whose product MEKGLKVQIACVESIDSTHLFLCEQIRSGKINENFALYALNQTKGVGSRENSWQSSSGNLHLSFCIKESDLPSDLPLASVSIYFAYILKEILQEKGSRIWLKWPNDLYLDDKKVGGVISTKISDFIVGGMGLNLKFAPHDAALCDVEISLEDLIIEFLQRLEKKNLWKHIFSKYMLEFEKSRQFSVHYEDKVFSLENAFLYEDGSILLGDKRVYSLR is encoded by the coding sequence ATGGAAAAAGGCTTAAAAGTGCAGATAGCTTGTGTTGAAAGTATTGATTCTACTCATCTTTTTTTATGCGAACAAATTCGAAGTGGTAAAATCAATGAAAATTTTGCCCTTTATGCCTTAAATCAAACAAAAGGCGTAGGCAGTAGAGAAAATTCATGGCAAAGCTCTAGTGGAAATTTGCATCTTTCTTTTTGTATTAAAGAAAGCGATTTGCCTAGCGATTTGCCTTTGGCTTCTGTGAGTATTTATTTTGCTTATATATTAAAAGAGATTTTACAAGAAAAAGGTTCTAGAATTTGGCTTAAATGGCCCAACGATTTGTATTTAGATGATAAAAAAGTAGGAGGGGTAATAAGCACAAAAATTTCAGATTTTATAGTAGGCGGCATGGGTTTAAATTTAAAATTTGCTCCTCATGATGCAGCCTTGTGTGATGTTGAAATTTCGCTTGAAGATTTGATAATAGAGTTCTTACAAAGACTAGAGAAAAAAAATTTATGGAAGCATATTTTTAGCAAGTATATGTTAGAATTTGAAAAATCAAGACAATTTAGCGTCCATTATGAAGATAAGGTATTTTCGCTTGAAAATGCTTTTTTGTATGAAGATGGATCAATTTTACTAGGTGATAAAAGGGTGTATAGTTTAAGATGA
- a CDS encoding Methionyl-tRNA formyltransferase, with amino-acid sequence MNFIQSEMMKKIIFMGTPSYATCILKALLEDENFELLALFTQPDKAVGRKQILTPSDTKAFLLQKAPQIPIFTPNSLKDESVIEQICALKPDFIVVAAYGKILPKAILDIAPCINLHASLLPKYRGASPIQSAILNADEKSGVCTMLMEEGLDTGAVLESVECDIKDKNVNEVFEILASLAAKLTLSTLLNYEKILPKKQDESLATHCKKIKKEDGLVSLDNAREIYQKYLAFTPWPGIFLENGLKFIELDLVDELKQNAKMGEILELEKESFLLACKQGILRIKKLQESGKKALDGRTYLNGKRLKSADSLC; translated from the coding sequence TTGAATTTTATACAAAGCGAAATGATGAAAAAAATTATTTTTATGGGCACACCAAGCTATGCAACTTGTATTTTAAAAGCCCTTTTAGAAGATGAAAATTTTGAGCTTTTAGCGCTTTTTACTCAGCCTGATAAAGCCGTGGGTAGAAAGCAGATTTTAACACCAAGCGATACTAAAGCATTTTTGCTTCAAAAAGCTCCACAAATTCCTATTTTTACTCCAAATTCTTTAAAAGATGAGAGTGTTATAGAACAAATTTGTGCTTTAAAACCCGATTTTATAGTAGTTGCTGCTTATGGAAAAATTTTACCTAAGGCTATTTTAGATATAGCTCCTTGTATCAATCTTCATGCTTCGCTTTTGCCTAAATACCGAGGTGCTAGTCCGATTCAAAGCGCGATTTTAAATGCTGATGAAAAAAGCGGAGTTTGCACAATGCTTATGGAAGAAGGGTTGGATACAGGAGCTGTGCTTGAGAGTGTAGAGTGCGATATAAAAGATAAAAATGTAAATGAAGTTTTTGAAATTTTAGCAAGTTTGGCAGCAAAACTTACCCTTTCCACTCTTTTAAATTACGAAAAAATCCTTCCAAAAAAACAAGATGAAAGTTTGGCTACACATTGTAAAAAGATTAAAAAAGAAGATGGACTTGTGAGTTTGGATAATGCAAGAGAAATTTATCAAAAATATCTAGCTTTTACACCTTGGCCTGGAATTTTTTTAGAAAATGGTTTGAAATTTATAGAACTTGATCTTGTAGATGAGTTGAAACAAAATGCCAAAATGGGTGAAATTTTAGAACTTGAAAAAGAAAGCTTTTTGCTTGCTTGCAAACAAGGAATTTTGCGCATTAAAAAACTTCAAGAAAGTGGAAAAAAGGCTCTTGATGGCAGGACTTATTTAAATGGAAAAAGGCTTAAAAGTGCAGATAGCTTGTGTTGA
- a CDS encoding Glutamate 5-kinase: MQRIVIKVGSHVISDENLLNLKRFENLVAFLAKLMQKYEVILVTSAAISAGCTKLHIDRKNLINKQVLAAIGQPFLISVYNEFLAKFGKMGGQILLTGKDFDSRKATKHAKNAIDAMIDLGILPIINENDATAIEEIVFGDNDSLSAYATHFFEADLLVILSDIDGFYDKNPSEFSDAKRLERVEFVKEEWLNVSVKTGSEHGTGGIVTKLKAAKFLLENDKKMFLASGFDLSVAKAFLLEDKQIGGTLFE; this comes from the coding sequence ATGCAAAGAATAGTTATAAAAGTAGGTTCTCATGTGATCAGTGATGAGAATCTTTTAAATTTAAAGCGCTTTGAGAATTTAGTGGCTTTTTTGGCTAAATTAATGCAAAAATATGAAGTTATTTTAGTTACTTCAGCTGCTATTTCAGCAGGATGTACTAAACTTCATATAGATAGAAAAAATTTAATTAATAAACAAGTTTTAGCTGCTATAGGACAACCTTTTTTAATCAGTGTTTATAATGAATTTTTAGCCAAATTTGGCAAAATGGGTGGACAAATTTTGCTTACAGGAAAAGATTTTGACTCAAGAAAGGCGACTAAACATGCTAAAAATGCTATTGATGCGATGATTGATTTAGGAATTTTGCCTATTATCAATGAAAATGATGCCACGGCTATTGAAGAGATTGTTTTTGGGGATAACGATAGCTTAAGTGCTTATGCGACGCATTTTTTTGAAGCTGATTTGCTTGTGATTTTAAGTGATATTGACGGTTTTTATGATAAAAATCCTAGCGAATTTAGTGATGCAAAGCGTTTAGAAAGGGTTGAGTTTGTCAAAGAAGAATGGCTTAATGTGAGTGTTAAAACAGGAAGCGAACACGGAACAGGCGGTATAGTCACCAAGCTAAAAGCGGCTAAATTTTTATTAGAAAATGATAAAAAAATGTTTTTAGCAAGTGGTTTTGATTTAAGTGTTGCAAAGGCATTTTTACTAGAAGATAAACAAATAGGCGGAACTTTATTTGAGTGA
- a CDS encoding DNA ligase (ATP) — MIRIFIFLWCACFAFASDILLLNKISEQEIQKKNFNGYLMSEKLDGIRGIWEAGKFKTRQDNPIHTPSYFTYNFPSFKLDGELWIARAKFDEVSALIRSDNLDSSLWKSVTYNVFDVPNACEEFKLAPCTLSNRLKVLERYLQQNPNPYIKIIKQIPIKDQEYLKEFYKDIIFNKGEGVVIRKDLAPYEKGRSKNALKLKPYEDAECKVIAYTEGKGKFQGKIGALLCQMPNDRVIKIGSGLKDKDRENPPKIGSIVTYKFNGLTKNSLPRFPVFLHIRD, encoded by the coding sequence GTGATAAGAATTTTTATTTTTCTTTGGTGTGCCTGCTTTGCTTTTGCTAGTGATATTTTACTTTTAAATAAAATAAGCGAACAAGAAATTCAAAAGAAGAATTTTAATGGTTATTTGATGAGCGAAAAGCTCGATGGAATCAGAGGAATTTGGGAAGCAGGAAAATTCAAAACACGCCAAGATAATCCAATCCATACTCCTTCTTATTTTACTTATAATTTTCCTAGCTTTAAGCTTGATGGAGAGCTTTGGATAGCTAGGGCTAAATTTGATGAGGTATCAGCCTTAATTCGTAGTGATAACTTAGACTCAAGTCTTTGGAAAAGTGTCACATATAATGTTTTTGATGTACCCAATGCTTGTGAAGAATTTAAGCTTGCTCCTTGTACTTTAAGTAACCGCCTTAAGGTTTTAGAGCGGTATTTGCAACAAAATCCTAATCCTTATATAAAAATCATAAAGCAAATTCCTATAAAAGATCAAGAGTATTTAAAAGAATTTTACAAAGATATTATCTTCAATAAAGGCGAAGGTGTAGTCATACGCAAGGATCTTGCCCCTTATGAAAAAGGTAGAAGTAAAAATGCTTTAAAATTAAAACCTTATGAAGATGCAGAATGCAAAGTCATAGCCTATACCGAAGGTAAGGGTAAATTCCAAGGTAAAATCGGTGCTTTACTTTGTCAAATGCCAAATGATAGAGTGATTAAAATAGGCAGTGGTTTAAAAGATAAAGACAGGGAAAATCCACCTAAAATAGGTTCTATTGTCACTTATAAATTCAATGGACTGACTAAAAATTCCTTGCCCCGTTTTCCAGTTTTTTTACATATAAGGGATTAA
- a CDS encoding Putative periplasmic protein translates to MKTKILGIFLIFISLLNAEENPFKSEQNISMIAPPDFQKEDVKFNSSARVLKSVSFNYINLDGSEEVLNVDINKSIDWHDTYTLVRSKSPDPSKVFDVSVTIPERNDSKKESNSTASIEIPLQVDKIYDFISYAVYKNKIKLNTSDELISDFSIGNPSKIVVDFKSDLINPTKNIRISNSLFKRIDFGSHKGYYRLVIYLDGNYNYSIQKDATGYMINLL, encoded by the coding sequence ATGAAAACTAAAATTTTAGGAATATTTTTAATTTTTATTTCTTTGTTAAATGCTGAGGAAAATCCTTTTAAATCAGAACAAAATATAAGTATGATTGCGCCGCCTGATTTTCAAAAAGAGGATGTAAAATTTAACTCTAGCGCAAGAGTTTTAAAAAGTGTAAGTTTTAACTATATCAATCTTGATGGAAGTGAAGAAGTCTTAAATGTCGATATCAACAAAAGTATAGATTGGCATGATACTTATACCCTTGTGCGTTCTAAAAGTCCAGATCCTTCAAAAGTCTTTGATGTTTCAGTAACTATACCTGAGCGTAATGACTCTAAAAAAGAATCCAACAGTACAGCAAGTATAGAAATACCACTACAAGTTGATAAAATTTATGATTTTATATCCTATGCAGTGTATAAAAATAAAATCAAACTCAATACCAGTGATGAACTTATCAGTGATTTTTCCATAGGCAATCCTAGTAAAATTGTAGTAGATTTTAAATCAGATCTTATAAATCCTACTAAAAATATACGCATTAGCAATTCTCTTTTTAAGCGCATAGATTTTGGCTCTCATAAGGGATATTATAGGCTTGTGATATATTTGGATGGAAATTATAATTACAGCATTCAAAAAGACGCTACAGGATATATGATCAATTTATTGTGA
- a CDS encoding Enolase, whose amino-acid sequence MLVIEDVRAYEVLDSRGNPTVKAEVVLSDGSMGAAIVPSGASTGSKEALELRDNDERFGGKGVLKAVSNVNETIADEILGLDALNQAQLDDTLRELDGTNNYSKLGANATLGVSMATARAAANALGVPLYRYLGGANASILPVPMCNIINGGAHASNNIDFQEFMIMPFGFTSFKEALRSVCEIYAILKKELANLGHSTALGDEGGFAPNLANNTEPIDLLMTCIKKAGYENRVKIALDVASTEFFKEGKYHMEGKAFSSEDLIERYVELCAKYPICSIEDGLAESDFEGWIKLTEKLGNKIQLVGDDLFVTNEDILREGIIKKMANAVLIKPNQIGTITQTMRTVRLAQRNNYKCVMSHRSGESEDAFIADFAVALNTGQIKTGALARGERTAKYNRLLEIELESDEYLGEKL is encoded by the coding sequence ATGTTAGTAATTGAAGATGTTAGAGCATATGAAGTGCTTGATAGTAGAGGAAATCCAACCGTAAAAGCAGAAGTTGTACTTAGTGATGGAAGCATGGGTGCAGCTATTGTTCCAAGTGGTGCAAGTACAGGTTCTAAGGAGGCTTTAGAACTTCGTGATAACGATGAAAGATTTGGTGGAAAAGGTGTTTTAAAAGCAGTTTCTAATGTAAATGAAACTATAGCTGATGAAATTTTAGGACTAGATGCTTTAAATCAAGCTCAGCTTGATGATACTTTACGCGAGCTTGATGGTACAAATAATTACTCAAAATTAGGCGCAAATGCGACTTTGGGAGTATCTATGGCAACAGCGCGTGCAGCAGCAAATGCTTTAGGAGTACCTTTGTATCGTTATTTAGGGGGTGCAAATGCGAGTATTCTGCCTGTGCCAATGTGCAATATCATCAATGGTGGTGCCCACGCAAGCAATAATATAGACTTTCAAGAATTTATGATTATGCCTTTTGGTTTCACAAGCTTTAAAGAAGCTTTGCGTTCAGTTTGTGAAATTTATGCGATATTAAAAAAAGAACTTGCAAATTTAGGGCATTCTACAGCTTTAGGTGATGAAGGGGGTTTTGCTCCTAATTTAGCTAACAATACAGAACCTATTGATCTTTTAATGACTTGTATTAAAAAAGCAGGTTATGAAAATCGTGTTAAAATCGCTCTTGATGTTGCAAGTACTGAATTTTTTAAAGAAGGCAAATACCACATGGAAGGCAAAGCTTTTTCAAGTGAAGATTTGATTGAACGCTATGTAGAGCTTTGCGCAAAATATCCAATTTGCAGTATTGAAGATGGTTTGGCTGAAAGTGATTTCGAGGGTTGGATCAAACTTACTGAAAAATTAGGCAATAAAATTCAGCTTGTGGGCGATGATTTATTTGTAACAAATGAAGATATCTTAAGAGAAGGTATTATCAAAAAAATGGCAAATGCTGTGCTTATCAAACCAAATCAAATCGGAACTATTACTCAAACTATGAGAACCGTTCGTTTGGCACAAAGAAATAATTATAAATGCGTGATGAGTCACAGAAGCGGTGAGAGTGAAGATGCCTTTATAGCAGATTTTGCTGTAGCTTTAAACACAGGACAAATCAAAACAGGAGCTTTAGCAAGAGGCGAAAGAACTGCAAAATACAATCGTTTACTTGAAATCGAGCTTGAAAGCGATGAGTATTTAGGAGAAAAACTCTGA
- a CDS encoding RecA protein, with protein MDDNKKKSLDAALKSLDKAFGKGTILRLGDKEVEQIDSIGTGSVGLDLALGIGGIPKGRIIEIYGPESSGKTTLTLHIIAECQKAGGVCAFIDAEHALDVKYAKNLGVDTDNLYISQPDFGEQALEIVETIARSGAIDLIVVDSVAALTPKAEIEGDMGDQHVGLQARLMSQALRKLTGIVHKMNTTVIFINQIRMKIGAMGYGTPETTTGGNALKFYASVRLDVRKVATLKQNEEPIGNRVKVKVVKNKVAPPFRQAEFDVMFGEGLSREGELIDYGVKLDIVDKSGAWFSYKDKKLGQGRENSKAFLKENPEIADEITKEIQNSMGIEGMISGSEDEEGEE; from the coding sequence ATGGACGATAATAAGAAAAAATCGCTTGACGCCGCCTTAAAATCGCTCGATAAAGCTTTTGGCAAGGGCACTATTTTAAGGCTTGGAGATAAGGAAGTAGAGCAGATTGATAGCATAGGAACAGGTTCTGTAGGACTTGATCTTGCGCTTGGTATAGGCGGAATTCCAAAAGGAAGAATTATTGAAATTTATGGACCTGAAAGCTCGGGTAAAACAACGCTAACTTTACATATTATAGCAGAGTGTCAAAAAGCGGGTGGGGTTTGTGCCTTTATCGATGCTGAGCATGCTTTGGATGTAAAATATGCTAAAAATTTGGGTGTAGATACGGACAATCTTTATATTTCTCAACCTGATTTTGGGGAGCAAGCTTTAGAGATCGTTGAAACTATAGCACGAAGTGGGGCTATAGATTTGATAGTTGTAGATAGCGTTGCAGCACTTACTCCAAAAGCTGAAATCGAAGGCGATATGGGCGATCAGCATGTAGGGCTTCAAGCAAGACTTATGTCTCAAGCATTAAGAAAACTTACGGGAATTGTCCATAAAATGAATACAACCGTGATTTTTATCAACCAAATTCGTATGAAAATCGGTGCGATGGGTTATGGAACTCCTGAAACAACAACAGGAGGAAATGCACTTAAATTCTACGCTTCGGTGCGTTTAGATGTTAGAAAAGTGGCGACTTTAAAGCAAAATGAAGAACCTATTGGTAACCGTGTTAAAGTTAAAGTAGTAAAAAATAAAGTAGCACCTCCATTTAGGCAAGCTGAATTTGATGTAATGTTTGGAGAAGGTTTGAGCCGCGAGGGTGAATTGATCGATTATGGTGTAAAACTTGATATAGTAGATAAAAGCGGTGCTTGGTTTTCTTACAAAGATAAAAAACTGGGTCAAGGTAGAGAAAATTCAAAAGCTTTCTTAAAAGAAAATCCAGAAATAGCCGATGAAATTACCAAAGAAATTCAAAATTCTATGGGTATAGAGGGTATGATTAGCGGTAGTGAAGATGAAGAAGGAGAAGAATAA
- a CDS encoding Menaquinone via futalosine step 4, whose product MKKTITIAHSPDADDIFMYMAIKLGWIGNDFDYKNTALDIQTLNDLALKNEFDATAISFGLYPLIAKEYALLRTAVSFGEGYGPKLIKKQNTHLKRNFKVALSGANTTNALIFRMKYPEARIIYKNFLEIENAVLSGEVDAGVLIHESILEFDSSLCVEAEIWDIWLELAQENLPLPLGGMALRRSLPLSDAIKIERDLTNAVKIADSNRRILAPMLMERNLIRVNEEKLDTYLNLYANKNSICMNKMQFKAVDVLFKLGYDYKFYDKIIHAKDYLIPSEYEEFRNS is encoded by the coding sequence ATGAAAAAAACAATTACAATCGCACATTCACCCGATGCTGATGATATTTTTATGTATATGGCAATTAAACTAGGATGGATAGGGAATGATTTTGACTATAAAAATACAGCTTTAGATATACAAACTTTAAATGATTTAGCCTTAAAAAATGAATTTGATGCTACAGCGATCTCGTTTGGACTTTATCCTTTAATCGCTAAAGAATACGCTCTTTTGCGCACCGCAGTAAGTTTTGGTGAGGGTTATGGGCCAAAACTTATCAAAAAACAAAATACGCATTTAAAAAGAAATTTTAAAGTTGCATTAAGTGGTGCAAACACTACCAACGCTCTAATTTTTCGTATGAAATATCCAGAAGCTAGAATCATTTATAAAAATTTCTTAGAGATTGAAAATGCGGTTTTAAGTGGCGAAGTAGACGCAGGGGTTTTAATCCATGAAAGCATTTTAGAATTTGACAGTAGTCTTTGCGTAGAAGCTGAAATTTGGGATATATGGCTAGAACTTGCACAAGAAAATTTACCCCTACCTTTGGGCGGAATGGCTTTGCGTCGCTCTTTGCCGCTTAGCGATGCTATCAAGATAGAAAGAGATCTTACAAATGCTGTAAAAATAGCAGATTCTAATCGCCGCATTTTAGCCCCTATGCTGATGGAAAGAAATTTAATCCGCGTTAATGAGGAAAAACTTGATACTTATTTGAATTTATATGCCAACAAAAACTCCATCTGCATGAACAAAATGCAATTTAAAGCAGTAGATGTGCTTTTTAAACTGGGATATGATTATAAATTTTATGATAAAATCATACATGCTAAGGATTATCTTATCCCGAGTGAGTATGAAGAATTTAGAAATTCTTAA
- a CDS encoding Flagellar biosynthesis protein FliQ, with protein sequence MDESTLVALGVQTFKITLLLSLPMLLAGLIAGLIISIFQATTQINEMTLSFVPKIILVVIVIIFLMPWMTTTMIDFTENILNQIPTFIK encoded by the coding sequence ATGGATGAAAGCACCTTGGTTGCTCTTGGAGTTCAAACCTTTAAAATCACACTTTTGCTTTCTTTGCCCATGCTTTTAGCAGGGCTTATCGCGGGGCTTATTATCAGTATTTTTCAGGCTACAACACAGATTAATGAAATGACGCTTTCTTTTGTGCCTAAAATCATCTTGGTGGTAATAGTTATCATCTTTTTAATGCCTTGGATGACTACAACAATGATTGACTTTACCGAAAATATTTTAAATCAAATTCCAACTTTTATCAAATGA
- a CDS encoding UDP-N-acetylenolpyruvoylglucosamine reductase — MIIDFKKYSSVKIGGEFEVEVLDQIREFDGFLIGGANNLLVSPKPKNIGILSDNFNFIEILDQNKDFLHLRIGCKTKASQMYRFSKENNLYGFEYLSKIPGTLGGLLKMNAGLKDEYISQNLVKIATSKGEILRENIDFSYRFCPLNMPFFWAEFKLGFGFDKIKDENLKNARNNQPSGASFGSIFKNPKGDFAGRLIEAVGLKGFSKGDAMLSDKHANFLINKKNASFEDAIFLIELAKKKVFEEFGIKLEEEVIII, encoded by the coding sequence ATGATTATCGATTTTAAGAAATATTCATCTGTAAAGATTGGAGGCGAATTTGAGGTCGAAGTTTTGGATCAAATTCGTGAATTTGATGGCTTTTTAATAGGCGGTGCAAACAATCTCCTTGTAAGCCCTAAACCTAAAAATATAGGAATTTTAAGCGATAATTTTAATTTTATTGAAATTTTAGATCAAAATAAAGACTTTTTACATCTTCGCATAGGTTGTAAGACAAAAGCAAGTCAAATGTATCGTTTCTCCAAAGAAAATAATCTTTATGGTTTTGAATACCTTAGCAAAATTCCTGGTACACTTGGCGGACTTTTAAAAATGAATGCGGGGCTTAAAGATGAGTACATCAGTCAGAATTTAGTCAAAATTGCCACTTCAAAAGGTGAAATTTTACGCGAAAATATTGATTTTAGCTACCGCTTTTGCCCTTTAAATATGCCTTTTTTTTGGGCTGAATTTAAACTCGGTTTTGGTTTTGATAAGATAAAAGATGAGAATTTAAAAAATGCAAGAAACAATCAACCTAGCGGAGCAAGCTTTGGCTCTATCTTTAAAAATCCAAAAGGGGATTTTGCAGGAAGACTCATTGAGGCCGTAGGGCTTAAAGGCTTTAGTAAAGGAGATGCGATGTTAAGCGATAAACATGCAAATTTTTTGATCAATAAAAAAAATGCAAGTTTTGAAGATGCTATTTTTCTTATCGAGCTTGCTAAAAAAAAGGTCTTTGAGGAATTTGGCATAAAATTAGAAGAAGAAGTGATTATCATTTAA
- a CDS encoding Putative periplasmic protein: protein MKIFLILCISILFNSSLFANNFSQKKIIKLEQQENFEIIDLQQNVMQQNLDQQKGIFDSSSLASKKESIRKDQDIDFAIVMSFRQNFGYFLDGFRVDAKEFSTLFSKNLVDDLKLNFVNSAANGVYQDSRTLTRFSPKDSKLLNVSPFLKKEKDKSKIYAKFTDYLVVVNLDDFYVNITNYFVTITKNAVANINFKVVSTSNGKILTSKNVRLNFALHAEDPRINYQELVNQMPNMLAEVINKELGRLNLTAQ from the coding sequence ATGAAAATTTTTCTTATTTTATGTATAAGTATTTTGTTTAATTCTAGTCTTTTTGCAAATAATTTTTCGCAAAAAAAAATCATTAAACTCGAACAGCAAGAAAACTTTGAAATCATAGATCTTCAGCAAAATGTTATGCAACAAAATTTAGATCAACAAAAAGGGATTTTTGATAGTTCTAGTCTAGCAAGCAAAAAAGAAAGCATTCGTAAAGATCAAGATATTGATTTTGCTATAGTTATGAGTTTTAGACAAAATTTTGGCTATTTTTTGGATGGTTTTAGGGTGGATGCTAAAGAGTTTTCTACTTTATTTTCTAAGAATTTAGTGGATGATTTGAAATTAAATTTTGTAAATTCAGCTGCAAATGGTGTTTATCAGGATTCAAGAACCTTAACCCGCTTTAGTCCTAAGGATTCTAAATTGCTTAATGTATCTCCTTTTTTAAAAAAAGAAAAGGATAAAAGTAAAATTTATGCCAAATTTACGGACTATCTTGTGGTGGTAAATTTAGATGATTTTTATGTAAATATCACAAATTATTTTGTTACAATAACCAAAAATGCAGTAGCTAATATTAACTTCAAAGTTGTTTCTACAAGCAATGGCAAAATACTTACATCAAAAAATGTGAGATTAAATTTTGCACTTCATGCAGAAGATCCTAGGATAAATTATCAAGAACTTGTAAATCAAATGCCAAATATGCTTGCTGAAGTTATAAACAAAGAGCTAGGAAGGTTAAATTTAACAGCGCAATAA
- a CDS encoding 3'(2'),5'-bisphosphate nucleotidase encodes MFKLDNLLKTAIDASNQASKAILKERKNLQIWQKQDKSPLTSADLASNEIINDILGKTDIKILSEERLLNQEESKNLQSYWLIDPLDGTSGFLKGSDEFCIMISLIYEARPVLALIKNPSKDDIFYAHQNTRVYKNDAILNVSKQDFINNQSKALLSVNHLSKEDENFAKEHHLEAINIGSGLKFCAILEGKAGVYKRFEKLNSWDIVAGDFLVNQNGGFMGTFSREMISYSPLSYKCEPFICVSQKSFLSIYT; translated from the coding sequence ATGTTTAAACTCGATAATTTACTAAAAACTGCTATAGATGCTAGCAATCAAGCTTCTAAAGCTATTTTAAAAGAAAGAAAAAACCTACAAATTTGGCAAAAACAAGATAAAAGCCCTTTAACTTCAGCTGATCTTGCTTCAAATGAAATCATAAATGATATATTAGGGAAAACGGATATTAAAATTTTATCTGAAGAAAGATTATTAAATCAAGAAGAAAGTAAAAATTTGCAAAGCTACTGGCTGATTGATCCGCTTGATGGCACAAGTGGGTTTTTAAAAGGTAGTGATGAATTTTGCATCATGATCAGTTTGATTTATGAAGCTCGTCCTGTTTTGGCTCTTATAAAAAATCCTTCAAAAGATGATATTTTTTATGCTCATCAAAATACTAGAGTTTATAAAAATGATGCAATTTTAAATGTAAGCAAGCAAGATTTTATAAATAATCAATCCAAAGCTCTTTTAAGTGTTAATCATCTCAGTAAAGAGGATGAAAATTTTGCTAAGGAACATCATTTAGAAGCTATCAACATAGGATCAGGACTTAAATTTTGTGCCATTTTAGAGGGTAAAGCAGGGGTTTATAAGCGTTTTGAAAAGCTAAATAGTTGGGATATTGTAGCTGGAGATTTTTTAGTCAATCAAAATGGCGGTTTTATGGGAACTTTTTCTAGGGAAATGATTTCTTACTCTCCTTTAAGTTATAAGTGCGAGCCTTTTATTTGTGTTTCTCAAAAAAGTTTTTTAAGCATATATACATAA